From a single Brassica napus cultivar Da-Ae chromosome C9, Da-Ae, whole genome shotgun sequence genomic region:
- the LOC106372243 gene encoding U3 small nucleolar RNA-associated protein 18 homolog, translating into MSTLSQNAPTSKARREETEDDVRAKRRKMEEEKQRESEQVEMKKLENLLFGSLYNPVSFGKREGDVEGSDLFRVDRSAARQTPDSEDDDEQDSDEERVIRKGEAAWEDEEEKEININIASVNRLRKLRKEEDEGLISGSEYIARLRAHHAKLNPGTDWARTDSQITDGDSSDDDGGEGGDDDDILRTNEDLVVKSGGSKLCSGLLEYSEHADANIADPSDAPINSVQFHQNAQLLLTAGNDRRLRFFQIDGKRNTKIQSIFLEDCPIHKAAFLPNGSQVIVSGRRKYFYSFDLENAKFDKIGPLVGREEKSLESFEVSQDSKTVAFMGNGGYILLVSTKTKELTGTLKMNGSVRSLAFSDDGKQLLSSGGDGQVYVWDLRTMKCLYKGVDEGSTCGTSLCSSPNGALFASGTDRGIVNIYKKAEFLGGKRKPIKTVDNLTSEIDFLKFNHDGQILAIISRMNKDSVKLVHVPSLTVFSNWPPPNKQMNYPRCLDFSPGSGFMAMGNASGKVLLYKLNHYMNA; encoded by the coding sequence ATGAGTACGTTATCACAGAACGCTCCGACGAGCAAGGCTAGAAGAGAAGAGACCGAAGATGACGTAAGGGCcaagagaaggaagatggaGGAAGAGAAGCAAAGAGAGTCTGAGCAGGTTGAAATGAAAAAGCTTGAGAATTTGTTGTTTGGATCACTCTACAACCCTGTTTCGTTTGGTAAGAGAGAAGGAGATGTGGAAGGGTCTGATCTGTTTCGTGTAGATCGTTCTGCTGCGAGGCAAACTCCAGAttctgaagatgatgatgaacaaGATTCTGATGAAGAGAGAGTTATTAGGAAGGGAGAAGCTGCTTgggaggatgaagaagagaaagagattaaTATTAACATAGCTAGTGTTAACCGTCTGAGGAAGCTGAGGAAAGAGGAGGATGAGGGATTGATCTCTGGCTCTGAGTACATTGCTAGGCTGAGAGCTCATCACGCTAAGCTTAACCCTGGAACTGATTGGGCTAGGACTGATTCTCAAATCACTGATGGAGATTCCTCAGATGATGATGGAGGAGaaggtggtgatgatgatgatattctCAGAACAAACGAAGATCTTGTGGTGAAGTCTGGTGGCTCCAAGCTCTGTTCTGGTCTTCTTGAGTATTCAGAACACGCGGATGCCAACATAGCAGACCCTTCAGACGCTCCGATTAACTCTGTCCAGTTCCATCAAAACGCTCAGCTTCTCCTCACCGCTGGCAACGATAGAAGGCTGAGGTTTTTCCAGATCGATGGGAAGAGGAACACCAAGATACAGAGCATCTTTCTCGAGGACTGTCCCATTCACAAAGCTGCTTTCTTGCCCAACGGATCTCAGGTGATTGTCTCTGGAAGGAGGAAGTACTTTTACAGCTTTGATTTGGAGAACGCGAAGTTCGACAAGATTGGCCCATTGGTTGGTAGAGAGGAGAAGAGCTTGGAGAGTTTCGAAGTGTCGCAAGACTCCAAGACCGTAGCCTTCATGGGAAACGGAGGCTACATCTTGCTTGTGTCCACAAAGACCAAAGAGCTTACGGGAACGTTGAAGATGAACGGTTCAGTGAGGTCCTTAGCGTTCAGTGACGACGGGAAGCAGCTGCTGAGCTCAGGAGGGGATGGACAAGTCTATGTCTGGGATCTTAGAACGATGAAGTGTTTATACAAAGGTGTGGATGAAGGGAGCACGTGTGGGACTTCGCTTTGCAGCTCACCTAACGGAGCTTTGTTTGCCTCTGGGACTGATAGAGGGATCGTGAACATCTACAAGAAGGCTGAGTTTTTGGGAGGCAAAAGGAAGCCGATAAAGACGGTGGACAATCTCACTTCGGAGATTGATTTCTTGAAGTTCAACCATGATGGTCAGATTCTAGCTATAATCTCGAGGATGAATAAAGACAGTGTGAAGCTTGTCCATGTTCCGTCTCTAACCGTCTTCTCAAACTGGCCGCCGCCAAATAAACAGATGAATTACCCTCGCTGCTTGGACTTCAGCCCTGGAAGTGGCTTCATGGCTATGGGAAACGCTAGTGGAAAAGTTTTGCTTTACAAACTGAATCATTACATGAATGCTTGA
- the LOC106372241 gene encoding pentatricopeptide repeat-containing protein At5g14080-like, with product MVTSSVMRPAAELAVRIGRELLKVSATSRSPRTWSPSMEQTLHSLGFRHSISPSLVSRVIDPFLLNHHSLALGFFNWAAQQPGYSHDSISYHSIFKTLSLSRQFSAMDALFKQVKTQRILLDPSVYRSLIDALLLGKKAQSAFWVLEEALSTGREVHHDVCNRLLAALTSDGYSDYAQKLFVKMRERGVSLNTLGFGVYIGSFCKSFDTDQQLRLVGEVKKSNFNINGSIIALLILHGLCKCSREMDAFYILEDLRNIDCKPDFMAYRIIAEAFVATGNLYERQVVLKKKRKLGVAPRSSDYRDFILDLISAKRLVEAKEVGEVIVSGNFPIDSDVLDALIGSVSAVDPDSAVGFLNYMVVNTGKLPAIRTLSKLSKNLCRHEKGDLLVKAYEVLSSRAYFSEPESYSLMISFLCKAGRVREGYSALHEMKKKGLDPDVSLYNALIEACCKAEMIRPAKKLWDEMFVEGCRMNLTTYNVLIKKLSEEGEVDESLRLFRKMLEKGIEPDETIYTSLIEGLCKDTKLEDALEVFRKCMERDQIVARRVLITFVLNLCSNGHFGEASQLLREREHLEHTSAHVVLLKCVADAKEVEVGIKHMKWIKEVSPSLVHTICSDLSASFCSSSDPDSILPFIRALELS from the exons ATGGTGACGTCATCTGTCATGAGACCTGCGGCGGAGCTCGCGGTCAGGATCGGCCGTGAGCTCCTCAAAGTCTCCGCAACCTCTCGCTCACCTCGGACATGGAGTCCATCGATGGAACAAACTCTTCACAGTCTCGGCTTTCGTCACTCAATAAGCCCTTCGCTCGTCTCTCGAGTCATCGACCCGTTCCTCCTCAACCACCACTCCTTAGCACTCGGGTTCTTCAACTGGGCCGCCCAGCAGCCCGGTTACTCCCACGACTCCATCTCTTACCACTCCATCTTCAAAACCCTCTCGCTCTCTCGACAGTTCTCCGCCATGGACGCCCTCTTCAAACAGGTCAAAACTCAGAGAATCCTCCTCGATCCCTCCGTGTATCGCTCCCTCATCGACGCGCTTCTGTTGGGTAAGAAAGCTCAGAGCGCGTTTTGGGTTTTGGAAGAAGCTCTTTCGACGGGTCGGGAGGTTCATCACGATGTGTGCAACCGTCTCTTGGCTGCGTTAACGTCTGATGGATATTCTGATTATGCTCAGAAACTGTTCGTTAAAATGCGTGAGAGAGGTGTTTCTCTCAATACACTTGGCTTTGGTGTTTATATAGGAAGCTTCTGTAAGAGTTTCGATACGGATCAGCAATTGAGACTTGTGGGTGAGGTTAAAAAGAGTAACTTTAACATCAATGGGTCCATTATTGCGCTCTTGATTCTTCATGGTCTTTGTAAATGTTCGAGAGAGATGGATGCTTTTTACATTTTGGAAGACCTAAGAAACATTGATTGCAAACCGGATTTTATGGCGTATAGAATCATAGCTGAAGCGTTTGTAGCGACTGGGAATCTGTACGAGAGACAGGTTGTtttaaagaagaagagaaagcttGGAGTAGCACCTAGGAGCAGTGATTACAGAGATTTTATCTTGGATTTGATCTCTGCTAAACGTTTGGTTGAGGCTAAGGAAGTGGGTGAGGTGATTGTGAGTGGAAACTTCCCCATTGATAGTGATGTCCTAGACGCGTTGATTGGATCAGTCTCTGCGGTTGATCCAGATTCTGCTGTTGGATTCTTGAATTACATGGTGGTAAACACAGGGAAACTGCCTGCGATTCGGACTCTGAGCAAATTGAGTAAGAATCTTTGCAGGCACGAGAAGGGGGACCTTTTGGTAAAGGCTTATGAGGTTTTGTCAAGCAGAGCTTATTTTTCAGAGCCTGAGAGTTACAGTCTGATGATATCGTTCTTGTGCAAGGCCGGGAGAGTCAGAGAAGGGTACAGTGCTCTGCacgagatgaagaagaaaggacTTGATCCAGACGTTTCACTCTATAACGCTCTCATCGAAGCTTGTTGCAAAGCGGAAATGATCCGGCCAGCAAAGAAGCTGTGGGATGAGATGTTCGTAGAGGGATGCAGAATGAATCTGACGACTTATAATGTACTTATCAAGAAATTGTCGGAGGAAGGCGAGGTAGATGAGTCTTTGAGGCTGTTTCGGAAGATGCTTGAGAAAGGGATAGAACCAGATGAAACAATTTATACGTCTCTCATCGAAGGCCTATGCAAGGATACAAAACTTGAGGATGCTTTGGAAGTCTTCAGAAAGTGTATGGAGAGGGATCAAATAGTTGCGAGAAGGGTATTGATCACGTTTGTTTTAAATCTATGCAGCAACG GCCATTTTGGTGAGGCGTCTCAGCTGCTGCGCGAGAGAGAACATTTGGAACACACAAGTGCACATGTAGTGTTGTTGAAATGTGTGGCTGATGCGAAAGAGGTTGAGGTTGGAATCAAACATATGAAATGGATCAAAGAGGTGTCTCCATCTCTTGTTCACACCATTTGTTCGGACCTTTCGGCGTCTTTCTGTTCATCATCTGATCCTGATTCCATTCTTCCGTTTATTCGAGCACTTGAGCTCTCATAG
- the LOC106372242 gene encoding glutaredoxin-C8-like: protein MHLTLFNIPTNSHTSPSIYISLTKKDKMQYKSETRDSLSYNKMNNMGVFPSETLVRIESMAAENAVVIFSMSTCSMCHAMKRLFRGMGVSPAVHELDLHPYGVDIHRALLRLLGCSSPTSPGALPVVFIGRKMIGSMERVMASHINGSLVPLLKDAGALWL from the coding sequence ATGCATCTTACTCTTTTCAACATCCCAACCAACTCACACACCTCACCTTCTATATATATCTCTCTAACTAAGAAAGACAAAATGCAATACAAATCCGAAACTCGGGACTCGCTTTCCTATAATAAGATGAACAACATGGGAGTCTTTCCATCGGAGACTCTTGTTAGGATTGAGTCCATGGCTGCAGAAAATGCGGTGGTTATATTCAGCATGAGCACTTGCTCCATGTGCCACGCCATGAAGCGTCTCTTCCGCGGAATGGGAGTCAGCCCTGCCGTCCATGAGCTCGACCTCCACCCTTATGGCGTCGATATCCACCGAGCCCTTCTTCGTCTCCTTGGCTGCTCCAGCCCCACTTCTCCGGGGGCACTTCCGGTGGTATTCATCGGTAGGAAGATGATAGGATCAATGGAGAGAGTGATGGCTTCACATATCAACGGCTCACTCGTCCCTCTTCTCAAAGATGCTGGTGCTCTCTGGCTCTGA